The proteins below are encoded in one region of Juglans microcarpa x Juglans regia isolate MS1-56 chromosome 4D, Jm3101_v1.0, whole genome shotgun sequence:
- the LOC121261416 gene encoding kinesin-like protein KIN-6, whose protein sequence is METKSPLPCPNTVTVRRNPHRRARPTPSTTAPQIPVPSSSSLTIAQDIPSFPIQDILSIEIPQKGQSPTKPDLPSSSSSSTDAPVSENLRVYLRIRPLLQPKATVRNGSAGEHNHRSRAKNAWPQNLANKGSARDKNAMKKSGEVCLTVNDFQSVTLSPPLALKESKRIKSEVYGGFSHVFPADSSQGEVYERMLKPLVEDFLQGKSGMLAASGPSGSGKTHTVFGSPREPGMVPLALQQIFKQSGENNSETFRSFSISIFEITSERGKGEKAYDLSPDGTELSMQQSTIKGLQEVVISDAGQGESLIARAMLKRATGMTNANSQSSRSQCIININSVANKVDEVGNNAVLTIVDLAGAEREKRTGNQGARLLESNFINNTSMVFGLCLRSLLEHQKNPKKPLQKHFQNSLLTKYLRDYLEGKKRMTLILTVRAGAEDYLDTSYLLKQASPYMKIKFNNVEESSIKNGNKRHVQALPRVEQPKRRKLSGLEAHVPEEGKRIGEEQGLSEEEASQIFRLDVNENATRKSDFPSLAEKERNHQIMQNFTKAIWNVLKQYNQKLKVAESEIQSLKENLTNEKTRSLELGKELEDLKSYCTCSKGLHGDASVVKICTSSESIVELNGSNNVEEKDVDLHSSSLRASNCNDTLGKCDSCPSQDKYVFSQEKGGNFSLKLSGFDCVDNKQESDATESCSDVDIGNASRFCVENCNQQNYQVGDIYPRNGHNTGDLNESKSLGVKYNYYPDADATEVAISCSRSHGIVRDDSCSSVELDQLLTKEDKESLDLPPSPKEDAAFTQACSDLDVLDSEPISSTPYRDLNLEKLSRKPLLASSIWPRDRSALDVDDGIMEPVDLLDPPQSQKEKVTFTKECDADDVPNIEPRVDSSRKLEKPKRRLLPASSILVRDFSALGVEDDVEKPKSNRAGRKLAMDERKTTQGRIALLRLLKITPP, encoded by the exons ATGGAGACGAAAAGCCCTCTCCCATGTCCGAACACGGTGACTGTTCGGAGAAACCCTCACCGGAGGGCTAGGCCTACCCCTTCCACAACCGCTCCCCAAATACCCGTCCCATCCTCGTCTTCCTTGACGATAGCCCAAGATATTCCATCATTTCCTATCCAGGACATTCTTTCAATAGAAATCCCCCAGAAGGGCCAAAGCCCTACAAAACCGGACCTCCCGTCCTCATCGTCCTCTTCCACCGATGCTCCAGTCTCCGAGAACCTCAGAGTCTACCTCAGAATTCGGCCTCTTTTGCAGCCCAAGGCCACGGTCCGAAACGGCAGCGCCGGGGAGCATAACCATAGGTCGAGAGCCAAGAACGCGTGGCCCCAAAACTTAGCAAATAAGGGCTCTGCGAGGGACAAGAACGCTATGAAGAAGAGCGGTGAAGTTTGTCTCACGGTCAATGATTTTCAGTCAGTGACACTATCGCCGCCCTTAGCTTTAAAAGAATCGAAGCGAATCAAGTCTGAGGTTTACGGAGGGTTTTCTCACGTATTTCCGGCCGACTCGTCTCAG GGTGAAGTGTATGAGAGAATGTTGAAGCCTCTGGTCGAGGATTTTCTCCAGGGCAAAAGCGGAATGCTTGCTGCATCGGGTCCTAGTGGCTCCGGTAAGACTCATACGGTTTTCGGGAGTCCTAGGGAACCTGGTATGGTGCCGCTTGCGCTACAACAGATCTTTAAGCAGTCAGGGGAAAATAATTCTGAGACATTCAG GTCATTTTCTATATCAATATTTGAAATAACTTCAGAACGAGGAAAAGGAGAGAAGGCATACGATTTGTCACCTGATGGAACTGAATTAAGCATGCAGCAATCAACCATAAAAGGCCTACAAGAG GTTGTTATTTCTGATGCTGGACAGGGAGAGTCTTTAATAGCCCGTGCTATGTTAAAACGTGCCACAGGAATGACTAATGCAAACAGTCAGTCAAG CCGGTCGCAGTGTATCATTAACATTAACAGCGTTGCGAACAAGGTTGATGAAGTCGGTAACAATGCTGTCTTAACCATTGTTGACCTTGCTGGAgctgaaagagaaaaaaggacTGGGAATCAG GGGGCAAGATTGCTTGAAAGTAATTTTATCAACAATACATCAATGGTTTTCGGCCTGTGTCTAAGA TCACTGTTGGAGCACCAAAAGAACCCCAAGAAGCCATTGCAGAAGCACTTCCAGAACTCATTG TTGACCAAATACCTGCGAGATTATTTGGAAGGAAAGAAGCGGATGACACTG ATTTTAACAGTTAGAGCCGGAGCAGAAGACTATCTTGATACATCCTACTTGCTAAAACAAGCTTCACCATATATGAAAATCAA GTTCAATAATGTTGAGGAGTCTTCCATCAAGAATGGTAACAAGAGGCATGTCCAAGCATTGCCTAGAGTTGAGCAGCCCAAAAGAAGGAAACTTAGTGGCCTTGAAGCCCACGTG CCTGAAGAAGGAAAGCGCATTGGAGAGGAGCAAGGGCTTTCTGAGGAAG AGGCCTCTCAAATTTTCAGATTGGATGTTAATGAGAATGCAACCAGAAAGTCGGACTTTCCCAGCTtggcagagaaagagagaaaccaTCAGATCATGCAGAATTTCACTAAAGCTATATGGAACGTCTTGAAGCAATATAACCAAAAGCTCAAG GTGGCAGAGAGTGAAATCCAGAGTCTCAAAGAAAACCTTACAAATGAAAAGACTAGAAGTCTTGAGCTGGGAAAAGAGCTGGAGGATTTGAAGTCCTACTGTACTTGTTCCAAGGGACTTCATGGTGATGCCTCCGTGGTTAAAATATGCACAAGTTCAGAATCCATTGTAGAATTAAATGGATCTAATAATGTTGAAGAG AAAGATGTGGACCTTCATTCTTCCAGCCTCAGGGCATCTAATTGCAATGACACTCTTGGAAAGTGTGACTCCTGTCCAAGTCAGGATAAATATGTGTTCTCACAG GAAAAAGGTGGAAACTTCTCCTTAAAGTTGAGTGGATTCGACTGTGTTGACAATAAGCAAGAATCTGATGCCACT GAGAGTTGTTCTGATGTTGACATAGGAAATGCTTCACGCTTTTGTGTTGAAAACTGTAACCAGCAGAATTATCAG GTAGGTGATATCTATCCCAGGAATGGACACAACACGGGGGATTTAAACGAGTCTAAATCTTTGGGagtcaaatataattattatccaGATGCTGATGCAACAG AGGTTGCTATCAGCTGTTCTCGGTCACATGGGATAGTTAGAGATGACAGCTGTTCATCCGTGGAGCTGGACCAACTTCTTACCAAGGAGGATAAG GAATCTTTGGATTTGCCACCATCACCTAAGGAAGATGCTGCATTTACCCAAGCATGCAGTGATCTTGATGTGCTGGATAGTGAACCTATATCTAGTACTCCCTATAGAGACTTGAATTTGGAGAAATTAAGCAG GAAACCTTTGCTTGCATCCTCGATATGGCCAAGGGACCGCAGTGCACTGGATGTTGACGATGGGATTATGGAGCCAGTG GATTTGTTGGATCCACCTCAATCACAAAAGGAAAAGGTTACATTTACCAAAGAATGCGATGCTGATGATGTGCCAAATATTGAACCAAGAGTTGATTCTTCCAGAAAACTCGAGAAACCAAAAAG GAGACTTTTGCCTGCATCATCCATATTGGTGAGGGATTTCAGTGCATTGGGCGTTGAAGATGATGTTGAGAAACCAAAG AGCAATAGAGCTGGAAGGAAACTGGCTATGgatgaaagaaaaacaactcAGGGTAGGATCGCTCTCCTGCGCTTACTTAAGATCACTCCCCCGTAA